The Thermodesulfatator atlanticus DSM 21156 region GTTTCTTTAATGGATTCTGAAAGCGCTGCCTTGCGGGAAAGCTTAATACGGCCCATTTTGTCGATGTCTATCACCTTGACCAGGACTTCGTCACCTTCACGCAAAATGTCGGTTACGTTTTTAACCCTGCGGTTATCAAGCTGCGAAATATGCACCAGGCCCTCGGTGCCAGGGAAAATCTCCACAAAAGCCCCGAAATCTGCAATCCTGGTGACTCTTCCCAGATAAAGCTTTCCAACCTCTGCTTCCTGGGTTACCTCTTTAACGAGCTTAGCCGCCTTCTCAGCAGCCTCAGCAGAAGAAGAATAAATCCGCACTAGACCGGTCTTATCATCAACGTCTATCTTTACGTCACCGCAAGCGGCGATAATGCCCTTGATGGTTTTTCCGCCTGGGCCGATAAGATCACGCACCTTTTCAGGGCTAATGGTCACCGTGAGCACCTTGGGCGCGTAAGCTGAAAGTTTCTCCCGCGGTTTATCAAGCACCTCTCGCATCTTGCCCAAAATGAACTTACGGGCCTCTTTGGCCTGGGCCAAAGCCCTTGCCATAATCTCTTCGGTGATACCGGAAATCTTTATGTCCATCTGAAGGGCGGTAACGCCTTTTTCCGTGCCCGCCACCTTAAAATCCATATCCCCCATGCGGTCTTCATCCCCGAGGATATCCGTAAGGATGACCACATGGTCGTCTTCTTTGATTAGCCCCATGGCAATGCCTGCCACCATGTCTTTGATCGGCACGCCTGCGTCCATAAGAGAAAGGGTTGCCCCACAAACCGTGGCCATGGATGAAGAACCATTTGACTCAAGCACGTCAGAGACCACCCGAATGGTGTATGGGAACTCTTCTTCAGGGGGAATCACGGGAGTTAGCGCCCGCTCAGCAAGCATCCCGTGGCCAATCTCACGCCGGGAAGGCCCGCGCAGGGGTTTTACTTCTCCCACACAATAGGGCGGGAAATTATAGTGCAGGATAAAGTGCTTATGCACTTCTTCGCCAGGCATGTCAATGCGTTGTTCTTCTTCAGGGCTACCCAACGTGGCTACGGTGAGCACCTGGGTTTCGCCACGGGTAAAAATGACCGAACCGTGGGTGCGCGGAAGCACGGAAACTTCAGCCCAAATAGGTCTGATTTCATCGGGTTTGCGGCCATCAATGCGGCGGCCTTCTTTAAGAAGCATGGCCCTCAAAAGCTCTTTTTCAAACTCTTCGAAGTATTCCCTGACTTCTGCCTCACGCCCCTGGGCCTCTTCCCCTAACGCTGCCAAAAGGGCCTTGAAAACTTCTTTTCTCTTTTTGTTGCGCTCGACTTTTTTGGCCGTGGTGATGACCTGTTTAAGGCCTTCTTCGGAAAGCTCACGCACCTTGGCCTTGAGCGCTTCATCAGGTTGCGGTTCCTCAAAGGCGATTTTCGGCCTGCCAGCTGCCTCACGAAGCTTGCGCTGAAGCTCAAGCAAAGGCTTTAAATTTTCATGGGCAAAAAAGAGTGCCTCCTGTACTACCTCCTCGGGTACTTCTTTGGCCATACCTTCGACCATTACAATGGCCTCATCGCTTCCTACAATGACCAAGTTCATCTCACTTTCTTTCAGTTGCGAGGCCGTAGGATTTAAGACAAACTCACCATTTACACGCCCTACCCTTACCGCGGCAATAGGCCCGGCAAAGGGTATGTGAGAGATCTCAAGTGCTGCTGAAGCCGCTGTAATTGCAACAATGTCTGGATCAACTTCAGGATCAAGGGAAAGCACGGTAGCCATCACCTGGGTCTCGTAACGCCAACCCTTTGGGAAAAGGGGCCTAATGGGACGGTCAATCAAACGCGCGGTTATGATTTCTTTTTCACTTCCCTTGCCTACTTCCCGCCTGAAATAGCTTCCAGGAATCCGGCCAGCCGCGTAGTACATTTCCTGGTATTCCACGCTTAAAGGGAGAAAATCCATGTCTTTTGCTTCGTCTGAAGCAACAACGGTAACAAGAACTACGGTGTCTCCATAGGAGGCCCAAACAGCCCCATGGGCCTGTTTGGCGACTTTTCCTGTTTCCAGCACGAATTTTCTCCCTGAAATTTCTGTTTCTACCCTGTGCATAACTTCACCTCTTTGTCTTTTCTAAAATTTTTTTCCATTAGGAAGATTAAACAAAAAAGGCGGACTTGCGTCCGCCTTTTGGCTAAGCTCTAAGGCCTAGTGCTTTTACGATATTCCGGTAGCGTTCAAAGTCAGTCTTTTTAAGGTAGTTAAGAAGCCTGCGGCGCTGACCAACGAGTTTAAGTAAGCCTCGACGGGAATGATGGTCTTTTTTGTGAATTTTAAAGTGTTGCTCAAGGTGTTTGATACGGGCGGTAAGAAGCGCAATTTGGACCTCAGGGCTTCCCGTATCGTTAGGATGCCGCGCAAACTTTTCGATAATCTCTCTTTTTACCTCTGCATCAAATGCCATTTTTCTACCTCCTATATAAAGTTTAAGCCCAGGAGGGGCCAGGCCACCCCCTGCGCGTATCTCGCTAATACCTTACTCCATAGCCTTTAAATGCGCTAGCGCAATTTAGGAAAACACCCGAACCATTTTTACGTAACCTGAAGCGTGCAAGTCTTCAGGATACTCAAGCACTGCCACCAGATCTCCCGCAGGAGTAAGCAGACGCAACCAAGGCACCCGCGGCCGCTGCGGCACTTTCTGAAGCCTTACCATGTTGGCCACCGCTGAGATAGCAAGGGGCCTTCCGTGGCGAATCTTCGCAGCAAGCTCATCCCCAACTGTTACCGCAGGGATAAATTCAAGGGCCTTTGAAATCGGGATAATATAATCTTCTATTTCATCAGGAGACTTTTTTTCCAGTTCTTCAAGGGTCACGGCCTGCTCAATGGTAAAAGGGCCTTTGCGCAGGCGACGCAGCTTAACAAGCACCGCCCCGCAACCAAGTTTTTGCCCGACGTCGTGCACCAGGGAACGCAAATAAGTCCCCTTGCCACAATAAACCCTGAACTCCACATAAGGGGGATCAAACTTCAAGGCCTCAAAGGCAAGTATTTCCACTTTTTTCGGGGGTTTTTCTACTTTTAGCCCCTCCCGGGCGTATTTATAAAGCGGGCGACCGTGAAGCTTGGCTGCAGAATAAGCAGGTGGGGCCTGCTCAATAACCCCGACAAACTCGTCAAAGACCTTTTGAATATCCTCAAGGCTAAGATTCTCAGGGACCTCGCGTCTCGCAAGAACCTCGCCGGTAATGTCGTATGTGTCTGTTTCAAGGCCGAGCTCAAGGGTGCCTTCGTATTCTTTGTCACCTTCAAGGATAAACTGGGCAATTTTGGTTCCTTTACCAAGACAAACAGGCAGTACCCCGGTTGCAAAAGGGTCTAAAGTGCCACCGTGGCCTGCTTTGCGTACTTTGAGTTTTCTTTTTACTTTCTCTACGACTTTTGTTGAAGAAAGGCCTTCTGGTTTATCTATCACCAGCACACCGTCTTTCATGAGAAAAGAGCCTCCAGTTCTTTCGTTAAACGGGATAAAAGTTCTGCAAGAAGTCCCTTTTGCTTAAATCCTGCAGCAAAACGATGCCCGCCACCACCAAATTGTACGGCAAAAGTGGCCACGTTTACCTGCCCGCGGCTTCGCAAACTAACAGTTATCTCTCCGGGGTGGTATTCCTTTACCAAGGCGCTTACTTCTACTCCCCGGATGGTGCGGAACATAGTGGCAAAATCGTCGGAATCAGCCTTTTTCGCCTTGCAGTTCTCATAGTCTTTGGCGCTGAGGTAAGAGACAGCCACTTTACCTTCAGCAAGGATTTTAAGCCGCGCAAGGGCAATCTTTAAAAGGCAAAACCTGGCAAGCGAAAAATTTTCCGTAAGACGCGCGGCAATATCTGAGGGAGAAACTCCCGCCTCGATCAATTTCTGGACCATGAAAAAGGTCTCGGCATTGGTTTGCTGGTAGCGAAAACCACCTGTATCTGAAAAAATCGCCACGTAAAGATTGGTGGCGATATTTGGATCAAGGGGATGTTTTAAAAGTTCTAGGAGCTTAAAAATTATCGCTGCGGTGGCAAAGGTTATCTCTACGTGGCGAATGCTTCCCAAGGTGCCGCTAATTTCGTGGTGGTCGCAAACAATGACGTTAGAAAGGCCTCTTACAAAGGCCCCGGCTTCTTTCCCCAGCCGAGAGGCCTCACCGCAATCAAGCACAATGGCAACCCAGTCTCTCCCTTGGGGAAGTTCGTAGCGAATTAGCTCCCGGCCAGGGAGCCAGGTCAAAAAATCAGGTATTTCATCTGCCAGATATGGCCACACGGTTTTGCCCCTTTCCTTTAAAGCAAGGGCCAGGGCAAGAAGAGAGCCAATACCATCGCCATCTGGATTCACGTGGGTTGCCAGGAAAAAATTGTCTTTGTTTGACAGGATACGGGCGATCTCAGCAAGATTATTCATGGCGTATGCGTGCAAATAGCTCTTCGAGACGTTCTTCTTCAGCCGAGCGTTTATCAATTACGAACTCGATTTCCGGCACAAAGCGGGTGTGCATGCGCCCTGCAAGAAGCTTTCTGATGTACGAAGAGGCCCTTTTAAAGCCCCTGGCGGCCGCTGCTTCTTTTTCTTCGCCGCCATGAACCTGGTAAAAAACACGCGCCAGGCGCAAATCAGGCGTCACTTCCACTTTTGAGATGGTGATCATCTCCTGCAGCTCAGGGTCGCTAAGCTCTTCCCTCACGATCTGCGAGATTTCTTCCTGTATGAAATCCGCCATGCGGCGGTTGCGGTGTCCTTTCATGGCTACATGTTGATGATGTCTATGTCTGCCTGGATAATTTCAAAGTCTTCAAATTCTTCCATGTAATCCAAAACTTTATCAAGCAGGCTATTCACCAAGCGGCTATCAGGACCCACGGCAGAAATGCCTATTACGGCCTTTTGCCAAAGGTCCTGATCAGCCACCTCAGAGACCGCGAGATTTTTAAAGCGGCCGTTTACCCGCTGGATAAGTTTTTTAACTACCTGCCTTTTACTCTTTAAAGAACGTGTTTCTGGAATATGAAGCGAAACTTTAACGATTCCCACTACCATACCGCATTAAAGCTCTCGTTTTATTTCAACCATTTCAAAGGCTTCGATAATATCGCCGACCTTGATGTCGTTAAAGTTTTCAAGACCAACGCCACATTCGTAACCTGCTACCACTTCTTTTACGTCCTCTTTGAAGCGCTTAAGCGAAGAGATTTTCCCGGTATAAACCACAACGTTATCACGCAAGAGGCGTACTTTGGCACCGCGCTCAAGCTTACCTTCTTTTACGTAACAACCTGCCACGGTGCCAACTTTAGGCACTCTAAAGGTTGCGCGCACTTCTGCCACACCCACGATGCGTTCTTCATACTCTGGTTCAAGAAGGCCACTCATGGCCTTTTTCACGTCTTCGATAAGCTTGTATATAACGTCGTAGAAACGCACTTCGACCTTTTCTTGCTCAGCAAGCCGCTTGGCCTGAGAGGTCGGCCGTACGTTAAAACCAATGACAATGGCGTTAGAAGCCGAAGCCAGCATGATGTCGCTTTCGGTAATGGCCCCGATACCAGAGCGAATAACATTTACGCGCACTTCGTCTGTGGCAAGTTTGCGCAAAGAATCCTGAAGGGCTTCAAGGGTACCCTGGACATCGGCCTTAAGCACCACTTTGAGCTCTTTAATTTCACCCTCTTTGAGTTTCTCAAAGAGTTTATCAAGGGAGATTTTGGCCTCTCGGGCCGCCTCAGCCTCACGTTGCTTGCGTGCCCGATATTCCGCCACCTTACGGGCCTTTTGCTCATCAGGCATCACTATGAAATCATCACCTGCCTGAGGCACTTCGTGAAAACCCAGGACTTCAACCGGCGTGGCAGGGCCTGCCGCTTTCACCCTGCGTCCGCGCTCATCAAGCATGGCACGCACACGGCCATAGGTAACCCCTGCCACAAAAGGATCTCCTTCTTTAAGGGTCCCTTCCTGCACAATAACCGTGGCTACCGGACCACGGCCTTTGTCCAAACGAGATTCAATAATGCGACCCCTTGCCGGTCTATCAGGGGCGGCTTTGAGTTCAAGCATCTCTGCCTGGAGTAGGATAAGCTCAAGGAGATCTTCAATGCCTATTTTCTTCTTGGCAGAGATCTCCGCAAAAAGCGTCTCTCCACCCCAGTCTTCTGGCACAAGCCCAAGTTCTGCAAGCTCACTTTTTACGCGCTCAGGATTAGCCTCGGGCTTGTCTATTTTGTTGATGGCCACCACAATGGGCACCCCTGCAGCCCTGGCGTGGTCAATGGCTTCCCTGGTTTGATCCATAACCCCGTCATCTGCTGCTACCACCAGGACTACGATGTCTGTAACCTGGGCACCACGAGCCCGCATGTGGGTAAAGGCTTCGTGCCCTGGCGTGTCGATAAAGGTAATCTCCTGACCACTTGGAAGCTTAACTTTATACGCACCTATGTGCTGGGTAATTCCTCCTGCTTCGCGCGAAACAACGTCTGTTTGCCGAATAGCATCAAGCAAAGAAGTTTTTCCGTGGTCAACGTGGCCCATAACGGTTACCACCGGCGGACGAGGTTTGAGCTCTTCAGGAGAAGGTGGCGTGTATTCAAGGAGTTGTTCTTCTTCAATGGCTGCTTGTTCTACTTCGTAGCCGAATTCTGCTGCCACGATAGCCGCGGTTTCTGGGTCGATAGACTGGTTGATGGTGACCATAGTGCCAAGTTCCATGAACTTGCGAATGACATCAGAGGCCTTAACCCCCATGGCCTTGGCCAACTCTCCCACCTGGATGGACTCATAGACTTTGATTTTCTTCTCTTTGGGAGGAAGAGTTGAAGGACGTTCAGGCTCTTTGGTTTCTTCTTTTTTGGTTACGGCTTTTTCTTTTTCGGTAGCACGAGCCAGCTCTTCTTCTTTGGCAAGAAGCTCTTCGGTAGGAGCTTCAAGCTCGCGCATGAGCTCAAGTTCTTCTAGGATCTCCTCGCGTTCGCTCTTGGGCCTTGCCCCTGCCGCGGCTTTCTTTTTAGCTGCTTTTTTACGGAAATCGTCAAGCTCAACAACTTGTCTTTTCTTCTTTTTCTTTTTCTTCTCCGGCTCTGGAGTTGGAGGAGCCGCCTCTTTCGCTTCTTTTTTGGGTCTTCTTTCAAACTCAGTAACCACTCTGCGCGGCTTTTTCCCCTTGGCAGGGCGCTCCGGGCGTTCAGGGCGCTCGGGCTTGGCCTTTTTGGGCATCACTACTTCGCGCTTAACAACACCTACGGTCTTGGCTACCACTCTTGGGCCGCGCCTTTTCTCTTCCTTGGCCGGGGCTTTTTCAGGCTGTTTTTCTGGGGGCAATTCTTTAGCAGCAACTTCTTTCTCTTGCTTAGTTTCTTCAGGCTTTTCTTCGCGTATTTCTTTTTTAGAAATTTCTTTTTCTACAGGGGGTTTCTCTTCGGGCTTTGCGATCTCGGCTTGTTCTGGCTTTTTCTCTTCGGGTTTTTCTTTTGGCTCGCCTTTAGGTTCTTCTTTTTTAACTGGCTTTTTGATAACAAGCTTGATCTTGAGTTTTTTTTCCGGCTTTGGTTGAGCTTCCTGGTGTACTTCTTGAGCCTCTTGAGCTTCTTTTTGTTCTTCTTTAGCTTCTTCTCTTGATCTACGAATTACCACCACACGTTTTTTAGGCTCAGACGTATGGTCGTTCTCGGCAGGCTCAGCTTTTTTAGAGTCAGCATTAGAGCCACGGGCTAATTCTCGGCGAATACGATCTGCTTCATAGTCTTCTACAGTACTTGAATGTGATTTTATATCGTAGCCGAGCTTACGCACTTCTTCTACAAGATCCTTGGGTTGCATCCCAAGTTCTCTGGCTAAATCATAAATTCTTACTTTACTCATGCCTTCTTATTGCCCCCTTAGTCTTGCCAAAATCTCGTCTATAGTTTTTTGTGGCAATTCTTTAGCTTTTCCCTTAAATGCGTAACGGAGCCTTTTGTCTCCGTGTTTGGTCAAAAGTTTGGCCACACAGGTATCCTCAGGGCATACATAAGCCCCTCTTCCTGGCAGCCTATGATCCGCATCAAATAGCACTCGCCCCCGCTCATCAAGCACCAGGCGCAAAAGCTTGTGCTTGTCTTTTTTTTCCTTGCAAATAATACACGATCTCTGAGGAACATGCCGCTTACGAGCTTTCTCCATTTACTGCGCCTCTGACTCTACCTGGCTTTCGACAGCGGTATCCTCTTGCGCTTCGGCTGTTTCACCCTTTTCTGCCAAAAATTTTTGCGCAGCTTCAATCAGGGCTTCAGCCTCTGAATTCTTAATCCGTGCTAAATCGGCCACTTGCTCCACATCAGCTTCAGCCAGTTCTTTGACAGACTTTATCCCCTTGTCATAGAGTTTGGCAGCAATTTCTTCAGTCATACCTTCTAACGAAAGCATCTCCTGAAAAGCGGGATCCTGGCGCCGCATGTATTGGGTCTCACTCATGACGTCTATTCGCCAGCCCATCAGCTTTGAGGCAAGACGTACATTTTGCCCCTGTTTACCTATGGCAAGAGAGAGCTGATCGTCAGGGACAATGACCTCAAGGGTCTTGTTGTCTTCATCCACGATGACCCGGGTGCACTCTGCAGGAGCAAGGGCATTGTAAACCAGGCGTGCGGGATCAGGATTCCACGGAATAATGTCTATTTTCTCGCCCTTAAGTTCCTGGACCACCGCCTGAACCCTTGAACCTTTAAGCCCCACACAGGCACCTACGGGATCAACATCAGGGTCCGAAGAAACTACCGCCATTTTGGCGCGGCTTCCTGGTTCTCTAGCAACAGAAATAATTTTGACAATGCCTTCGCGAATTTCTGGTACTTCAAGCTCAAAGAGCTTTTTTAGAAAATCAGGGTGGGTGCGCGAAAGAACAATCTGAGGGTCCCTGCCAGATTTGTTTACTTCGATAATAAGCGCGCGGATACGGTCCCCGCGTTTGTATCTTTCGGTAGGGATTTGTTCGGTAACAGGCAAAATAGCTTCTGCACGACCCAGCTGAACAATGATGTTACCCCTGTCAAAACGATGCACAAAACCACTTACGATCTGGCCAACACGGTCTTTATATTCCTCGTAGATAAGCTCGCGTTCTGCTCCACGGACTTTCTGGGTAAGGATCTGTTTGGCCAACTGGGCTGCAATGCGCCCCATATCCCTGATATCAACAATTGTCCCGACTTCGTCACCTACCTGAACCTCTGGGTCAAGCTCTCTTGCTTCTTCAAGGGAAATTTCGGTCTCAGGGTCTTCTACTTTTTCTACTACTTTGCGAAAACGATATACTTCGATATCGCCTGTTTCTTCGTTGTATTGGGCGTCAACAATGGCTCGTGAGCCAAACTTTTTGCGGGCAGCAGCCTTCATTCCTTCTTCTAAGGCCTGAATAATTACTTCCCGAGGGATACCCTTCTCTTTGCTAAACAAGTCTATAAGTTTTTTTATTTCTCCGGCCATTTTTCTCCCCTCAGACGTCAAATTCGTACTTTATATTCGCTTTTTTTATCTTCCCATAGGGAAGACGCCACACCTTGCCGTCTATTTCAACAAGCACCTCTTCGCCCTCAATACCACGCAAAAGACCGGTAAAATTTTTGCGCCCTTCTAGGGCTTCTTTTAGTTGTATTTTTACTTTGTCGCCTGCAAACTTTGAAAAATCCTCCCGGCGGCGCAAAGGCCGATCTACCCCTGGAGACGAAACCTCTAAGTGATACTGATGATGAATAAAATCTTTGGCATCAAGCAGATCACTTAAAATTTCACTAACCTGGACACAGTCCCCCAGGGTAACGCCCCCAGGCTTGTCAATATAGAGGCGCAACACCCAGCCCCGGGGCTCTCGCTGAAACTCAACATCTACAAGTTCAAGCCCAAGGCTAAGAATTACAGGTTCTGCAAGCTCCCAAACTTTTTTGATAACTTCCTGTCTTTCCATGTCTCCATAACAAAAAAGTGGGCACACAGGGCCCACTTTTTTTAGTAACCCTATATTTTAAGCCCTTAAAGGGCTAAATTTCTGGAGCGGGCAACGGGATTCGAACCCGCGACCCTCAGCTTGGGAAGCTGATGCTCTACCAACTGAGCTATACCCGCTCCGAAAGCAATTTTAATATTAGATAGAGGAAGAAAAGGTGTCAAGTGGCTCTAATTTTGTATTCCTCTTAATTTCCGGATAAGATGTGTAATTATTGATAAAGACGATATTTCATCTCTAGAAACTCAAAAAACAGATGGATAAAAATCCCGAAAAAGAGTCTTCCTGGCTTACCTCAACTCTTAACCGGAGTTTTTAAGCAGCAAAAAGCTTCTTTCCTACCCAAAATCCATCAAATTTTACAAAATCAAAACATAATCCTACCTTAATAGCTATCTCATAATTATTTCCTGAACTTTCATTCTATAGCTGGATTTTCTGTTAGATATCCTCAAAAAACGCCTATCTTCAGGTGGGCACTCCCGCTAGCTCCTCTACTTTTTCGGCCGCGTGATTTATCCATAAAATGCTCCTATCCGGTAAACACTTGCTGAATTTCAAGATGAACTTCCGGGCCTTTTTCAC contains the following coding sequences:
- the pnp gene encoding polyribonucleotide nucleotidyltransferase, whose product is MHRVETEISGRKFVLETGKVAKQAHGAVWASYGDTVVLVTVVASDEAKDMDFLPLSVEYQEMYYAAGRIPGSYFRREVGKGSEKEIITARLIDRPIRPLFPKGWRYETQVMATVLSLDPEVDPDIVAITAASAALEISHIPFAGPIAAVRVGRVNGEFVLNPTASQLKESEMNLVIVGSDEAIVMVEGMAKEVPEEVVQEALFFAHENLKPLLELQRKLREAAGRPKIAFEEPQPDEALKAKVRELSEEGLKQVITTAKKVERNKKRKEVFKALLAALGEEAQGREAEVREYFEEFEKELLRAMLLKEGRRIDGRKPDEIRPIWAEVSVLPRTHGSVIFTRGETQVLTVATLGSPEEEQRIDMPGEEVHKHFILHYNFPPYCVGEVKPLRGPSRREIGHGMLAERALTPVIPPEEEFPYTIRVVSDVLESNGSSSMATVCGATLSLMDAGVPIKDMVAGIAMGLIKEDDHVVILTDILGDEDRMGDMDFKVAGTEKGVTALQMDIKISGITEEIMARALAQAKEARKFILGKMREVLDKPREKLSAYAPKVLTVTISPEKVRDLIGPGGKTIKGIIAACGDVKIDVDDKTGLVRIYSSSAEAAEKAAKLVKEVTQEAEVGKLYLGRVTRIADFGAFVEIFPGTEGLVHISQLDNRRVKNVTDILREGDEVLVKVIDIDKMGRIKLSRKAALSESIKETNQRDTEEKEA
- the rpsO gene encoding 30S ribosomal protein S15, translated to MAFDAEVKREIIEKFARHPNDTGSPEVQIALLTARIKHLEQHFKIHKKDHHSRRGLLKLVGQRRRLLNYLKKTDFERYRNIVKALGLRA
- the truB gene encoding tRNA pseudouridine(55) synthase TruB, whose protein sequence is MKDGVLVIDKPEGLSSTKVVEKVKRKLKVRKAGHGGTLDPFATGVLPVCLGKGTKIAQFILEGDKEYEGTLELGLETDTYDITGEVLARREVPENLSLEDIQKVFDEFVGVIEQAPPAYSAAKLHGRPLYKYAREGLKVEKPPKKVEILAFEALKFDPPYVEFRVYCGKGTYLRSLVHDVGQKLGCGAVLVKLRRLRKGPFTIEQAVTLEELEKKSPDEIEDYIIPISKALEFIPAVTVGDELAAKIRHGRPLAISAVANMVRLQKVPQRPRVPWLRLLTPAGDLVAVLEYPEDLHASGYVKMVRVFS
- a CDS encoding DHH family phosphoesterase, translated to MNNLAEIARILSNKDNFFLATHVNPDGDGIGSLLALALALKERGKTVWPYLADEIPDFLTWLPGRELIRYELPQGRDWVAIVLDCGEASRLGKEAGAFVRGLSNVIVCDHHEISGTLGSIRHVEITFATAAIIFKLLELLKHPLDPNIATNLYVAIFSDTGGFRYQQTNAETFFMVQKLIEAGVSPSDIAARLTENFSLARFCLLKIALARLKILAEGKVAVSYLSAKDYENCKAKKADSDDFATMFRTIRGVEVSALVKEYHPGEITVSLRSRGQVNVATFAVQFGGGGHRFAAGFKQKGLLAELLSRLTKELEALFS
- the rbfA gene encoding 30S ribosome-binding factor RbfA, giving the protein MKGHRNRRMADFIQEEISQIVREELSDPELQEMITISKVEVTPDLRLARVFYQVHGGEEKEAAAARGFKRASSYIRKLLAGRMHTRFVPEIEFVIDKRSAEEERLEELFARIRHE
- a CDS encoding DUF503 domain-containing protein, whose translation is MVVGIVKVSLHIPETRSLKSKRQVVKKLIQRVNGRFKNLAVSEVADQDLWQKAVIGISAVGPDSRLVNSLLDKVLDYMEEFEDFEIIQADIDIINM
- the infB gene encoding translation initiation factor IF-2, yielding MSKVRIYDLARELGMQPKDLVEEVRKLGYDIKSHSSTVEDYEADRIRRELARGSNADSKKAEPAENDHTSEPKKRVVVIRRSREEAKEEQKEAQEAQEVHQEAQPKPEKKLKIKLVIKKPVKKEEPKGEPKEKPEEKKPEQAEIAKPEEKPPVEKEISKKEIREEKPEETKQEKEVAAKELPPEKQPEKAPAKEEKRRGPRVVAKTVGVVKREVVMPKKAKPERPERPERPAKGKKPRRVVTEFERRPKKEAKEAAPPTPEPEKKKKKKKRQVVELDDFRKKAAKKKAAAGARPKSEREEILEELELMRELEAPTEELLAKEEELARATEKEKAVTKKEETKEPERPSTLPPKEKKIKVYESIQVGELAKAMGVKASDVIRKFMELGTMVTINQSIDPETAAIVAAEFGYEVEQAAIEEEQLLEYTPPSPEELKPRPPVVTVMGHVDHGKTSLLDAIRQTDVVSREAGGITQHIGAYKVKLPSGQEITFIDTPGHEAFTHMRARGAQVTDIVVLVVAADDGVMDQTREAIDHARAAGVPIVVAINKIDKPEANPERVKSELAELGLVPEDWGGETLFAEISAKKKIGIEDLLELILLQAEMLELKAAPDRPARGRIIESRLDKGRGPVATVIVQEGTLKEGDPFVAGVTYGRVRAMLDERGRRVKAAGPATPVEVLGFHEVPQAGDDFIVMPDEQKARKVAEYRARKQREAEAAREAKISLDKLFEKLKEGEIKELKVVLKADVQGTLEALQDSLRKLATDEVRVNVIRSGIGAITESDIMLASASNAIVIGFNVRPTSQAKRLAEQEKVEVRFYDVIYKLIEDVKKAMSGLLEPEYEERIVGVAEVRATFRVPKVGTVAGCYVKEGKLERGAKVRLLRDNVVVYTGKISSLKRFKEDVKEVVAGYECGVGLENFNDIKVGDIIEAFEMVEIKREL
- a CDS encoding YlxR family protein; its protein translation is MEKARKRHVPQRSCIICKEKKDKHKLLRLVLDERGRVLFDADHRLPGRGAYVCPEDTCVAKLLTKHGDKRLRYAFKGKAKELPQKTIDEILARLRGQ
- the nusA gene encoding transcription termination factor NusA — translated: MAGEIKKLIDLFSKEKGIPREVIIQALEEGMKAAARKKFGSRAIVDAQYNEETGDIEVYRFRKVVEKVEDPETEISLEEARELDPEVQVGDEVGTIVDIRDMGRIAAQLAKQILTQKVRGAERELIYEEYKDRVGQIVSGFVHRFDRGNIIVQLGRAEAILPVTEQIPTERYKRGDRIRALIIEVNKSGRDPQIVLSRTHPDFLKKLFELEVPEIREGIVKIISVAREPGSRAKMAVVSSDPDVDPVGACVGLKGSRVQAVVQELKGEKIDIIPWNPDPARLVYNALAPAECTRVIVDEDNKTLEVIVPDDQLSLAIGKQGQNVRLASKLMGWRIDVMSETQYMRRQDPAFQEMLSLEGMTEEIAAKLYDKGIKSVKELAEADVEQVADLARIKNSEAEALIEAAQKFLAEKGETAEAQEDTAVESQVESEAQ
- the rimP gene encoding ribosome maturation factor RimP, with the translated sequence MCPLFCYGDMERQEVIKKVWELAEPVILSLGLELVDVEFQREPRGWVLRLYIDKPGGVTLGDCVQVSEILSDLLDAKDFIHHQYHLEVSSPGVDRPLRRREDFSKFAGDKVKIQLKEALEGRKNFTGLLRGIEGEEVLVEIDGKVWRLPYGKIKKANIKYEFDV